The following proteins are encoded in a genomic region of Burkholderia cepacia:
- a CDS encoding AraC family transcriptional regulator: MKQRVLPASGRVLPGLGARLLNELTRSGAPPADHAAHAPQAATTPGGFVALYRDAIERLEAQVARGDGHPPMRKQEVDLMCRCLLSCATLADAIRCARDFCEMLTPRAGVLSLAVRDGRATFRMDSLRRTRSPAACLVDLTGLFCYLQLFGWLIGQPLRPTDVWLGHPRRDDAVPLLGLFNAPVDVGRKTYGFAFDATRLDCRVIRQPGELDAFLVDFPFRLIDAPPAVVSWAQQVRGFLDAALAREQALPALAELAAWLGVSEATLRRRLAAEGSGYHVLREQCVADAARRCLYETDWPITRVAAYLGFGGEEAFRRAFVRWTGVAPSRFRRDRMTPGHPDSSDKKRGTGA, translated from the coding sequence ATGAAACAGCGTGTATTGCCGGCGAGCGGACGCGTGCTGCCGGGTCTCGGCGCACGCCTGCTGAACGAACTCACGCGCAGCGGCGCGCCTCCGGCCGACCACGCCGCGCACGCGCCGCAAGCGGCGACGACCCCGGGCGGCTTCGTCGCGCTGTACCGCGACGCGATCGAGCGGCTCGAGGCGCAGGTCGCGCGCGGCGACGGCCATCCGCCGATGCGCAAGCAGGAAGTCGACCTGATGTGCCGCTGCTTGCTGAGCTGCGCGACGCTCGCCGACGCGATCCGCTGCGCGCGCGACTTCTGCGAGATGTTGACGCCGCGCGCCGGCGTGCTGTCGCTCGCGGTACGCGACGGGCGTGCGACGTTCCGGATGGATTCGCTGCGGCGCACGCGCAGCCCGGCCGCATGCCTCGTCGACCTGACCGGGCTGTTCTGCTATCTGCAGCTGTTCGGCTGGCTGATCGGGCAGCCGCTGCGGCCGACCGACGTGTGGCTCGGCCATCCGCGCCGCGACGACGCGGTGCCGCTGCTCGGGCTGTTCAACGCGCCGGTCGACGTCGGCCGGAAAACCTATGGCTTCGCGTTCGATGCGACGCGGCTCGATTGCCGCGTGATCCGGCAGCCGGGCGAACTCGACGCGTTTCTCGTCGACTTCCCGTTTCGTCTGATCGATGCGCCGCCGGCCGTCGTGTCATGGGCGCAGCAGGTGCGCGGTTTTCTCGATGCGGCGCTCGCGCGCGAACAGGCGCTGCCGGCGCTTGCGGAGCTGGCCGCGTGGCTCGGCGTCAGCGAGGCGACGTTGCGGCGGCGGCTGGCGGCGGAAGGCAGCGGCTATCACGTGCTGCGCGAACAATGCGTGGCCGATGCGGCCCGACGATGCCTGTACGAGACGGACTGGCCGATTACCCGCGTGGCCGCGTATCTCGGCTTCGGCGGCGAAGAGGCGTTCCGGCGCGCGTTCGTGCGCTGGACCGGCGTCGCGCCGAGCCGGTTCAGGCGCGATCGCATGACGCCTGGTCATCCCGATTCTTCAGACAAGAAACGCGGCACCGGCGCATAA
- a CDS encoding D-Ala-D-Ala carboxypeptidase family metallohydrolase yields the protein MTSLTAHFTLEELTASDTARRRGIDNTPSAAVTANLRRTAETLERVRDVLGGRPVIITSGYRAAALNRAVGGVPSSAHLSGLAADFVCPKFGTPLDVCRAIGASTIEFDQLIQEGTWVHIGLAPIGTKPRRQVLTASFGATSTTYSEGL from the coding sequence ATGACGAGTCTCACGGCACATTTCACGCTCGAGGAGTTGACCGCGAGCGACACAGCGCGCCGGCGCGGTATCGATAACACGCCGTCGGCCGCGGTCACGGCGAATTTGCGGCGGACGGCCGAAACGCTCGAGCGCGTGCGCGACGTGCTCGGCGGGCGCCCTGTGATCATCACGTCGGGCTACCGAGCTGCGGCGCTCAATCGCGCGGTCGGCGGGGTTCCGAGCAGCGCGCATCTGTCGGGCCTGGCCGCCGATTTCGTGTGTCCGAAGTTCGGCACGCCGCTCGACGTCTGCCGGGCAATCGGCGCGTCGACGATCGAGTTCGATCAGCTGATCCAAGAGGGTACGTGGGTGCATATCGGCCTCGCGCCGATCGGCACGAAGCCGCGTCGACAGGTGCTGACGGCGTCGTTTGGTGCGACGAGCACGACTTATTCGGAGGGGCTATGA
- a CDS encoding NADP-dependent oxidoreductase, producing MRALLIDRVGHSDALRLADVPAPKPGPGDVLIRVAYAGVNPADWKCREGYLGAFMQYTFPFVIGFDAAGVVAAVGDGVDGFEPGMRVFAQTDVGAGRWGAYAEYVAVRHDSVVRLPDAVSFAEAAATPTPALAAWAGLFDDGGLRAGQTVLVHGGAGAVGTFAIQLAAEAGARVAATCSARNRDTVESLGAGIAIDYRGEDIAAALRAWAPDGVDLVLDAVGGDTLPDALDLLAPGGTLVNILTLAAGDAERLAAAGAEAARRGLNVALTYSRMPSGNTLASIAERLGRRALRVPRFDSFPLEQAARALDLVQTGEAKTKLVLHVADIAG from the coding sequence ATGCGAGCGCTTCTGATCGACCGCGTCGGTCATTCCGACGCCTTACGGCTGGCCGACGTACCGGCGCCGAAACCGGGCCCCGGCGACGTGCTGATCCGCGTCGCGTACGCGGGCGTCAATCCCGCCGACTGGAAATGCCGCGAAGGCTACCTCGGCGCGTTCATGCAGTACACGTTCCCGTTCGTGATCGGCTTCGACGCGGCGGGTGTCGTCGCAGCGGTCGGCGATGGCGTCGACGGCTTCGAACCGGGCATGCGCGTGTTCGCGCAGACTGACGTCGGCGCGGGGCGCTGGGGCGCGTATGCGGAATACGTCGCGGTGCGTCACGACTCGGTCGTGCGGTTGCCCGACGCGGTGAGTTTTGCGGAAGCGGCCGCGACGCCAACGCCCGCGCTGGCCGCATGGGCCGGCCTGTTCGATGACGGCGGGCTGCGCGCGGGGCAGACCGTGCTGGTGCACGGCGGCGCGGGCGCGGTCGGCACGTTCGCGATCCAGCTGGCCGCCGAGGCCGGCGCGCGCGTCGCGGCGACGTGTTCGGCGCGCAATCGCGACACCGTCGAATCGCTGGGGGCGGGGATCGCCATCGACTACCGCGGCGAGGACATCGCCGCAGCACTGCGCGCATGGGCGCCCGACGGCGTCGATCTCGTGCTCGATGCGGTCGGCGGCGACACGCTGCCCGATGCGCTCGACCTGCTCGCGCCGGGCGGCACGCTCGTGAACATCTTGACGCTCGCGGCGGGCGATGCCGAGCGGCTGGCCGCTGCCGGCGCCGAAGCCGCGCGTCGCGGGCTGAACGTCGCGCTGACCTACAGCCGGATGCCGAGCGGCAACACGCTCGCGTCGATCGCCGAACGGCTCGGCCGGCGCGCGTTGCGCGTGCCGCGCTTCGACAGTTTCCCGCTCGAACAGGCGGCCCGCGCACTCGATCTCGTTCAAACGGGCGAGGCGAAAACCAAGCTCGTGCTGCACGTTGCGGATATCGCGGGCTGA
- a CDS encoding holin, with product MQEHEKTILELILMGGLIGIAKVLVGSEQLTFRLVAGRAVLGSATSMVAGLALLQIPDLPPIALLGMGSALGIIGSQYLEALLRRNAKRMFGGK from the coding sequence ATGCAAGAGCACGAAAAGACGATCTTGGAGTTGATTCTCATGGGCGGACTGATTGGCATTGCGAAAGTTTTGGTGGGGAGCGAGCAGCTGACGTTTCGACTTGTGGCCGGGCGTGCGGTGCTCGGTTCGGCGACGTCGATGGTCGCGGGCTTGGCGCTGTTGCAGATCCCGGATCTGCCGCCGATCGCGCTGCTCGGCATGGGAAGCGCGCTCGGCATCATCGGGTCGCAGTACCTCGAGGCACTGCTGCGACGGAACGCAAAACGAATGTTTGGGGGAAAGTGA
- a CDS encoding phage tail protein: MKKVYAESGPKRINGAKGGGGGGSGGESPDNLHSIARAKVLDIISEGPIVGLVKGMRSVYLDGTPIQNSDGSVNFQNYSVDVRTGTLDQEFMPGFPAVERESAVGVPLASDAPWVRQVQNTQLTAVRIRFGVPALQKSDPTTGVFGYRVEYAIDLSVDGGSYAQVLSTAFDGKTTSLYERSHRIELPRAKTGWLVRVRRITPNAHSSLIADTVNIEAITEVIDRKMRYPMTALVGMTFDARSFSQVPVRSYHVRGLIIRVPSNYDPESRAYSGAWDGTFKPAWTNNPAWIFYDLLLNDRYGLGKTVDASMIDKWGLYEIARYCDVMVSDGKGGVEPRFTCNCVIQSAADAYKVLQDIASVFRGISYWGPGAVVASADMPSDPVYVYTAANVIDGAFRYAGSERKTRYTVALVSYNDPSNQYKQAVEYVPDDDGIARYGVIKTQVTAFGCTSQAQAHRLGRWLLLTSRYESGTVSFKVGMDGVLVGPGQVIAIADTRKAGRRIGGRIRAVAGNVVTLDKAPTVAPGDRFTAILPSGVAQYRSVKSVDGDVLTLADHFHADPVPGAVWMLENSDVAAQLYRVVSVQEGDDDGRIEYTITATMHEPGKYAAIDDGAQIQQRPITVVPPSVQAPPANVRITTYSAVDQGISKTTMVIAWDAANNAVTYLPEWRKDNGEWVTVPRTGGLQVEVPGIYQGRYVARVRAQNVMNVTSLPTVSVETQLTGKTSLPPAVVSLKAAGVVYGINLAWAFPGDGTAGDTQRTEVWYSRTSNRADAIKLSDYAYPQASTSMQGLAVGQVFYFWARLVDTTGNIGPWFPANGPGVQGQPSADQSEYEKYFAGQISHSALGEDLKKPIDAIPGIQQGVADNATAIAKEAADRATAVAGEAQARADAISKEVKDRTDAIAKEAKDRADAVAEEARLRGAAVTSEQQARQAADTSLGQRIDTVSASVGDAAAAIKLEATARADADGALSTRIDTVVSKANDNAAAITSEATTRAGADTALGKRIDTVTADVGTNKAAITAEQQARADADGALSSRIDSVVTKSNDNSAAITSEATTRATADTALGKRVDAVTVDVGANKAAITAEQQARADADTALGKRVDAVTATAGGNSAAIVAEQTARAAGDKANSDSITSLKATVDSNTAAIRQEASARADADSALAKQVSQVSAQISGPMAGDTGLAAGSTQVMAGVYSEQAARAEADMALAQRLDTVTAQLKSGQANLFAGIQSESQARADADSAQASQITTVRAQVNESAAVVQTVAQSYADLNGRVSASYQIKTQVTTDGRTYIAGIGVGINNDSGIVESQVLVSAQRFAVVDPNNGGSSIVPFVVQGGQVFLRQALIGSGWITNAMIGSYIQSDNYIAGRLGWRIDKSGWFEINASDGSGNRLVLDGSSVRVYDGNGVLRVRMGMW, translated from the coding sequence GTGAAAAAGGTCTACGCGGAATCGGGTCCGAAGCGGATTAACGGCGCGAAGGGCGGTGGTGGTGGCGGTAGTGGCGGCGAATCGCCGGACAACCTGCACTCGATCGCGCGTGCGAAGGTGCTCGACATCATTTCCGAAGGCCCGATCGTCGGCCTGGTGAAAGGCATGCGGTCGGTATACCTCGACGGCACGCCGATCCAGAATTCCGACGGGTCGGTCAACTTCCAGAATTACAGCGTCGACGTTCGCACGGGCACGCTCGACCAGGAGTTCATGCCGGGATTTCCGGCGGTGGAGCGCGAATCCGCCGTAGGCGTGCCGCTGGCGTCGGATGCGCCATGGGTGCGCCAGGTGCAAAACACGCAGCTGACGGCGGTTCGTATTCGATTCGGCGTGCCGGCACTCCAAAAGAGCGATCCGACGACTGGTGTGTTTGGCTATCGGGTCGAGTACGCGATCGATTTATCGGTCGACGGTGGTTCTTACGCGCAGGTGCTGTCGACGGCATTCGATGGCAAAACAACATCGCTCTATGAGCGCTCGCATCGGATCGAATTGCCGCGTGCAAAAACCGGCTGGCTGGTGCGCGTGCGGCGCATCACGCCGAATGCTCACAGTTCGCTGATCGCAGACACGGTGAATATCGAGGCGATCACGGAGGTGATCGATCGCAAGATGCGGTACCCGATGACGGCGCTTGTTGGCATGACGTTCGACGCCCGGTCATTTTCACAGGTACCGGTGCGTTCGTATCACGTGCGCGGCCTGATCATCCGTGTGCCGTCGAACTACGATCCGGAATCGCGGGCGTATTCGGGCGCGTGGGACGGGACGTTCAAGCCGGCGTGGACGAACAATCCGGCTTGGATTTTCTACGATCTGCTGCTGAACGATCGCTACGGGCTCGGCAAGACGGTCGACGCGTCGATGATCGACAAATGGGGGTTGTACGAAATCGCGCGTTATTGCGACGTCATGGTGTCCGATGGAAAAGGCGGCGTCGAGCCGCGCTTCACGTGCAACTGCGTGATCCAGTCGGCGGCCGACGCGTACAAGGTGCTGCAGGACATCGCCAGCGTGTTCCGTGGCATTTCGTACTGGGGGCCGGGTGCGGTGGTCGCTTCCGCGGACATGCCGTCCGATCCAGTTTACGTGTACACCGCGGCGAACGTAATTGATGGGGCGTTCCGGTACGCAGGGAGCGAGCGCAAGACGCGATATACGGTCGCTCTGGTCAGCTACAACGATCCGTCGAACCAGTACAAACAGGCGGTCGAGTACGTGCCGGACGACGACGGCATCGCGCGGTATGGCGTCATCAAGACGCAGGTGACGGCGTTCGGTTGCACGTCGCAGGCGCAGGCGCACCGGCTTGGCCGGTGGCTTCTCCTGACGTCGCGCTATGAGTCGGGCACGGTGTCGTTCAAGGTCGGGATGGATGGTGTGCTGGTCGGCCCGGGGCAGGTGATCGCGATCGCCGATACGCGGAAGGCTGGCCGTCGCATCGGCGGGCGCATTCGAGCGGTGGCCGGCAACGTTGTCACGCTCGACAAGGCGCCGACCGTGGCGCCCGGTGACCGCTTCACCGCGATTCTCCCGTCCGGTGTTGCGCAGTACCGTTCGGTGAAGTCTGTCGATGGCGACGTGCTCACGCTGGCCGATCACTTCCATGCGGACCCGGTGCCAGGCGCGGTGTGGATGCTGGAAAACAGCGACGTCGCGGCGCAGCTCTACCGCGTTGTCAGCGTACAGGAGGGGGACGACGACGGCCGTATCGAGTACACGATCACGGCGACGATGCACGAGCCGGGGAAGTACGCGGCAATCGACGACGGTGCGCAGATCCAGCAGCGGCCGATAACGGTCGTGCCGCCGTCGGTGCAGGCGCCGCCGGCCAACGTGCGAATCACCACGTATTCGGCGGTCGACCAGGGTATTTCGAAAACGACGATGGTCATCGCGTGGGATGCTGCGAACAACGCTGTCACGTACCTGCCGGAATGGCGGAAAGATAACGGTGAGTGGGTGACCGTACCACGTACGGGTGGGCTGCAGGTCGAGGTGCCCGGGATTTATCAGGGGCGCTACGTTGCGCGGGTGCGTGCGCAGAACGTGATGAATGTTACGTCGTTGCCGACCGTCAGCGTGGAAACGCAACTGACGGGAAAGACGAGCCTCCCGCCGGCCGTCGTGTCGCTTAAAGCGGCGGGCGTGGTCTACGGCATTAACCTCGCTTGGGCGTTTCCGGGTGACGGTACGGCTGGCGACACGCAGCGCACTGAAGTGTGGTACAGCCGCACGTCGAACCGTGCCGATGCAATCAAGCTGTCGGATTACGCGTATCCGCAGGCGTCGACGTCGATGCAAGGCCTTGCTGTCGGCCAGGTGTTTTATTTCTGGGCGAGGCTCGTCGACACGACCGGGAATATCGGCCCATGGTTTCCGGCGAATGGTCCCGGTGTGCAGGGGCAGCCGTCCGCGGATCAAAGCGAATACGAGAAATATTTCGCGGGTCAGATCTCGCACTCGGCGCTCGGCGAGGATCTGAAGAAACCGATCGACGCGATCCCCGGGATTCAGCAGGGCGTCGCGGACAACGCAACCGCGATCGCGAAGGAGGCGGCGGACCGGGCGACTGCAGTTGCGGGCGAGGCGCAAGCCCGTGCTGACGCCATTTCAAAGGAGGTGAAGGATCGCACGGATGCGATCGCGAAGGAGGCGAAGGATCGCGCTGATGCGGTTGCCGAGGAGGCGCGACTGCGTGGTGCGGCCGTGACATCCGAGCAGCAGGCGCGGCAGGCGGCCGACACGTCGCTCGGGCAGCGAATCGATACCGTTTCGGCGAGCGTCGGCGACGCGGCTGCGGCCATTAAGCTGGAGGCGACGGCGCGTGCCGACGCTGACGGTGCGCTGTCTACTCGCATCGATACCGTCGTTTCGAAGGCAAATGACAATGCCGCGGCGATCACGTCGGAAGCGACGACTCGTGCCGGTGCCGATACCGCGCTCGGCAAGCGGATCGATACCGTGACTGCGGATGTCGGCACGAACAAGGCAGCGATTACGGCCGAGCAGCAGGCGCGCGCCGATGCCGACGGTGCGCTGTCGTCGCGAATCGATTCTGTCGTAACGAAGTCGAACGACAACTCGGCGGCGATCACGTCGGAGGCGACGACACGGGCGACGGCGGACACGGCGCTCGGCAAACGCGTGGATGCCGTGACGGTCGACGTCGGCGCGAACAAGGCGGCGATCACGGCTGAACAGCAGGCGCGAGCGGATGCGGATACTGCGCTCGGTAAGCGTGTTGATGCCGTCACGGCGACGGCCGGCGGCAACTCGGCGGCCATCGTCGCAGAGCAGACCGCGCGTGCGGCCGGCGATAAAGCCAATTCGGATTCGATCACTTCGCTAAAAGCGACGGTCGACTCCAATACGGCGGCCATTCGTCAGGAAGCGTCGGCACGAGCTGATGCCGACTCGGCGCTTGCGAAGCAGGTCAGCCAGGTATCGGCGCAGATCAGCGGGCCGATGGCGGGCGATACGGGACTTGCGGCCGGTTCGACGCAGGTTATGGCGGGCGTCTACTCGGAGCAGGCCGCACGTGCCGAGGCGGATATGGCGCTCGCGCAGCGGCTCGACACGGTTACAGCACAGCTGAAGTCAGGGCAGGCGAATCTGTTCGCGGGCATTCAATCCGAATCCCAGGCGCGAGCGGATGCCGACAGTGCGCAGGCCTCGCAGATCACGACGGTGCGCGCGCAGGTGAACGAGAGCGCAGCGGTGGTCCAGACAGTTGCGCAGTCGTACGCCGATCTGAACGGACGCGTTTCAGCGTCGTACCAGATCAAGACGCAAGTCACGACGGACGGCCGCACTTACATCGCAGGCATCGGCGTCGGCATCAATAACGACAGCGGCATTGTCGAGTCGCAGGTGTTGGTGTCGGCGCAGCGCTTCGCGGTCGTAGACCCGAACAACGGTGGATCGTCGATCGTCCCGTTCGTGGTTCAGGGTGGACAGGTGTTCTTGCGCCAGGCACTGATCGGCTCGGGCTGGATCACGAACGCGATGATCGGTAGCTACATCCAGTCGGACAACTACATCGCAGGGCGGCTGGGCTGGCGGATCGACAAGAGCGGTTGGTTCGAAATTAACGCGTCCGACGGTAGTGGGAATCGACTGGTGCTCGACGGTAGCAGTGTGCGTGTCTATGACGGTAACGGCGTGCTTCGCGTGCGCATGGGGATGTGGTGA
- a CDS encoding SOS response-associated peptidase family protein, giving the protein MCTNYVAPGEDPGLSELKIDSFRDLYRWTPWKPEIYQDYDAPIVGYVDGQFKPLIAGFGFWPSALQKANIKKAKEQGRKAPLMRTTMNVRDDNLGKSPLYGPAWRAGRRCLIPALSVVEPSYPDARQEANGDWVLGSCVWQKIGVVDRPTMCVAGIWRTLTNQDGSEHHVMSMITVNADGHPLMSHMHKPGDEKRSVVILRPDDWEEWLTTSNIEAARAMLQLYPADEMYAEAK; this is encoded by the coding sequence ATGTGCACAAACTACGTCGCGCCGGGAGAAGATCCAGGGTTGAGTGAGCTCAAGATCGACAGCTTCCGCGACCTGTACCGCTGGACGCCGTGGAAACCCGAGATCTACCAGGACTACGACGCGCCGATCGTCGGCTACGTCGACGGGCAGTTCAAGCCCCTAATCGCAGGCTTCGGCTTCTGGCCGAGTGCGCTCCAGAAGGCAAACATCAAGAAGGCGAAGGAGCAGGGGCGCAAGGCGCCGCTCATGCGCACCACGATGAACGTGCGCGACGACAACCTCGGGAAATCGCCGTTGTATGGGCCCGCCTGGCGCGCCGGCCGGCGTTGCTTGATTCCGGCGCTATCCGTGGTCGAACCGTCCTATCCTGACGCGCGCCAAGAAGCGAATGGCGACTGGGTGCTCGGGTCGTGCGTGTGGCAGAAAATCGGCGTGGTCGATCGGCCGACGATGTGTGTCGCCGGCATCTGGCGCACGCTGACGAACCAGGACGGCTCCGAGCATCACGTGATGTCGATGATCACCGTCAACGCGGACGGCCACCCGCTGATGTCGCATATGCATAAGCCGGGCGACGAGAAGCGATCGGTCGTGATCCTGCGGCCGGACGACTGGGAGGAATGGCTCACGACGTCGAACATTGAGGCCGCGCGCGCGATGCTGCAGCTCTATCCGGCCGACGAGATGTACGCCGAGGCGAAGTGA
- a CDS encoding SDR family NAD(P)-dependent oxidoreductase yields the protein MTDTPSRILAGKCALVTGASRGIGRAIAQRLASEGATVVVTARSLTQSATTAGTLAETVAVIEQAGGRAIALAADLSNAAERDALVGRAAQAAGGLDILVNNAGVADYACVDAMPMTMFDTTIEHYLRIPFALAQAAIPLMRARGAGWIVNVGSVTALPPLRPFDDFSRAGGATVYAAVKAALSRFTQGLAAELEADGIAVNLVAPSTAIRTPGAARYIPEGYPTEDVAYLAETALALCSLPARERTGLVTHSLHFPLAQQLAVRSLDGRTPLPPPAIPAYAHPLIDPTGL from the coding sequence ATGACCGACACCCCATCCCGGATCCTGGCCGGCAAGTGCGCGCTCGTGACGGGCGCGAGCCGCGGCATCGGCCGTGCGATCGCGCAGCGTCTCGCGTCCGAAGGCGCGACCGTCGTCGTGACCGCGCGCAGCCTTACGCAATCGGCGACCACCGCCGGTACGCTCGCCGAAACGGTCGCGGTGATCGAACAGGCCGGCGGCCGCGCGATTGCGCTCGCGGCCGACCTGTCGAACGCGGCCGAGCGCGACGCGCTCGTCGGACGCGCGGCGCAAGCCGCCGGCGGCCTCGACATCCTCGTGAACAACGCGGGCGTGGCCGATTACGCGTGCGTCGACGCGATGCCGATGACGATGTTCGACACGACGATCGAACACTATCTGCGCATCCCGTTCGCGCTGGCGCAAGCCGCGATCCCGCTGATGCGCGCACGCGGCGCCGGCTGGATCGTCAACGTCGGCTCGGTGACGGCGCTGCCGCCGCTGCGGCCGTTCGACGATTTTTCGCGCGCGGGCGGCGCGACCGTCTATGCGGCGGTGAAAGCCGCGCTGTCGCGCTTCACGCAGGGGCTCGCGGCCGAACTCGAAGCCGACGGAATCGCGGTGAATCTCGTCGCGCCGAGCACGGCGATCCGCACGCCGGGCGCCGCGCGCTACATCCCCGAAGGCTATCCGACCGAGGACGTCGCGTATCTCGCCGAAACCGCGCTCGCGCTGTGCAGCCTGCCGGCGCGCGAACGCACAGGCCTCGTCACGCACAGCCTGCATTTCCCGCTCGCGCAGCAACTCGCGGTGCGTTCGCTCGACGGCCGCACGCCGCTGCCGCCGCCGGCGATTCCCGCGTATGCGCATCCCCTCATCGACCCCACAGGACTTTGA
- a CDS encoding DNA adenine methylase: protein MANPIIPWIGGKRRLADHLIPRFPAHDCYVEVFAGGAALYFMRPPAKVEVINDVNGELINLYRVVQHHLEEFVRQFKWALTSRQVFEWLKQTAPETLTDIQRAARFYYLQKNCFGGIVHGQTFGTATTAPPGLNLLRIEEELSAAHLRLASAYIERLDWADCIDRYDRPHTLFYLDPPYFETRGYGVDFPFTEYERIADRLRNIKGRAVVSLNDHEDIRRVFDGFHIETVPLQYTVAGGHKSVDRNELIIFSWDDAAHPAGLF, encoded by the coding sequence ATGGCAAATCCGATTATTCCGTGGATCGGCGGCAAGCGCCGCCTTGCAGACCATCTGATCCCGCGCTTTCCTGCGCACGATTGCTACGTCGAGGTATTCGCGGGCGGCGCTGCGCTGTATTTCATGCGCCCGCCGGCAAAGGTCGAGGTGATCAACGACGTCAACGGCGAGCTGATCAACCTGTATCGCGTCGTGCAGCATCACCTCGAGGAATTCGTGCGGCAGTTCAAATGGGCGCTAACGAGTCGGCAGGTGTTCGAGTGGCTGAAGCAGACTGCACCCGAAACGCTCACCGACATTCAGCGTGCAGCGCGCTTCTACTATCTGCAAAAAAACTGCTTCGGCGGGATTGTGCACGGGCAGACGTTCGGCACGGCGACCACTGCGCCGCCCGGCCTAAATTTGCTGCGGATCGAGGAAGAGTTGTCTGCAGCCCACTTGCGGCTTGCGAGTGCATACATCGAGCGCCTGGATTGGGCGGATTGCATCGATCGCTATGATCGGCCGCACACGTTGTTCTATCTGGACCCGCCGTACTTCGAAACGCGGGGATACGGCGTTGATTTCCCGTTCACGGAATACGAGCGTATCGCCGATCGCCTGCGCAATATCAAGGGCCGCGCCGTGGTGAGCCTGAACGACCATGAGGACATTCGACGCGTGTTCGATGGATTCCACATCGAGACGGTGCCGCTTCAGTACACGGTGGCCGGCGGACACAAAAGCGTCGACCGGAACGAATTGATCATCTTCAGCTGGGATGACGCGGCGCACCCGGCCGGTCTGTTCTAA
- a CDS encoding Dabb family protein produces MRHDTAQVFVSADRDAEAIEHALREAAHALPGAKRVALARNLEGCWGAGDYTLDVLRDERVVDSSAEFAALAQLPGIARLDRAACRAIGGGLREPALRDGIWRTLMLRVRPQASEAQVALLEHELLRMPAFMPGIRNWRLNRIETPGAWTHVWQQEFAQVGDLLGEYLLHPYHWGWVDRRFDAESPDWTVDAISHAFCPLASSLLADTAA; encoded by the coding sequence ATGCGGCATGACACGGCACAGGTATTCGTTTCGGCCGATCGCGACGCGGAAGCGATCGAGCACGCATTGCGCGAAGCCGCGCACGCGCTGCCGGGCGCAAAACGCGTGGCGCTCGCGCGCAATCTCGAAGGCTGCTGGGGTGCGGGCGACTACACGCTCGACGTGCTGCGCGATGAACGGGTTGTCGATTCCTCCGCGGAATTCGCCGCACTGGCGCAACTGCCCGGCATCGCGCGCCTCGACCGTGCAGCGTGCCGCGCGATCGGCGGCGGCCTGCGCGAGCCCGCGTTGCGCGACGGCATCTGGCGCACGTTGATGTTGCGAGTGCGCCCGCAGGCAAGCGAAGCACAGGTCGCGTTGCTCGAGCACGAGTTGCTGCGGATGCCCGCGTTCATGCCGGGCATCCGCAACTGGCGCCTGAACCGGATCGAAACCCCCGGCGCATGGACGCACGTGTGGCAACAGGAATTCGCGCAGGTCGGCGATCTGCTCGGCGAATACCTGCTGCATCCGTATCACTGGGGTTGGGTCGACCGCCGGTTCGATGCCGAAAGCCCCGACTGGACGGTCGATGCGATCTCGCATGCGTTCTGCCCGCTTGCATCGAGCCTGCTGGCCGACACCGCGGCGTGA
- a CDS encoding DUF2514 family protein, producing MTWFDPRIWFAIVAAVVIGAAAGYFKGHRDADQSHTVETQAQRIRELVGERDESDRIAREQQGNAEDASKKRDQARANAAAAATAADGLRRQVGELVARAHDSAASAGGATAGGALDLLADMFGRTDEAAGEFARIADDRGIAGRQCESDYDALTSAAPR from the coding sequence ATGACCTGGTTCGATCCGCGCATCTGGTTCGCGATCGTAGCTGCGGTGGTCATCGGCGCCGCGGCGGGGTATTTCAAGGGCCATCGCGACGCCGACCAGTCGCACACCGTGGAAACACAAGCGCAGCGAATTCGCGAGCTCGTCGGCGAGCGCGACGAAAGCGACCGTATCGCGCGCGAACAACAGGGGAATGCTGAAGATGCTTCGAAAAAACGTGATCAAGCGCGCGCTAATGCTGCCGCCGCTGCTACTGCTGCTGACGGCCTGCGCCGGCAAGTCGGCGAGCTTGTCGCCCGCGCGCACGATTCCGCCGCTTCGGCCGGAGGCGCGACAGCCGGCGGCGCCCTCGATCTGCTTGCCGACATGTTCGGCCGGACTGACGAGGCTGCGGGAGAGTTCGCGCGAATCGCTGACGACCGGGGTATTGCCGGGCGGCAGTGCGAAAGCGACTACGACGCGCTGACCAGCGCGGCGCCGCGCTAG